DNA from Streptomyces sp. NBC_01476:
AAGCCGGTGAATTTGGCGTTCGGGCGCTGGGCCCGCAGCTCATCGTGCACCAGCGCCTTGATCACCAGAACAGTGGCCGCCGCGGAGAGCGCGCCGTCACCGCTCAGCTTGTGGAAGGAGTCGCCCAGGGCGAGCGTCCAGGCCTCAGCCGCGGCCTTGGCGGCGGAGTAGGCGGCGTTCCCTGCGGTGGGCTTGCTGGCGCCGGACGCGCTGATCAGCACATAGCGGCCGCCGGGGCTGCGCATCAGGCCGTCGTGGAAGGCGAGCGAGGTGTGCTGGACGGTACGGATCAGCAGCTTGTGAAGGACATCCCAGTCGGCGAGGTCGGTCTCCGGGAAGGACGCGGAACCGCGCCAGCCGCCGACCAGGTGGACCAGACCGTCGACCCGGCCGTGGTCCTTCTCGATCCGGCCGGCCCAGTCCTCGGTGGCCTCCAGGTCGAGCAGGTCCACGATCTCCCCGGTGATGTCGGCGCCGCCGGCGTCGTAACGGGCCGCGTCCACGGACTCGGCGAGCCGCTCGGGGTCGGCGTCGGCGGCGATCACATGGCCGCCCGCCCGGGCCAGCCGCTGCAGTACCGCGCGCCCGGCGGGCCCGCCCGCGCCCGCCACCGCGATCACCGCGCCGTCAAGACCGCCGGTGTACGTGTCGGTCGTCATGTCCGCCTCCTCGGCTGCTCCGGTCACGCGGCGCTCCGCACCGCGCTGTCGCCGGTGATGCCCTTGGTCGAGGCGATCACTTCACGGAGCTTCTTCGCAAGGGCCTCGTAGAACATGCTGAGCGGAAACTCGTCCGGCAGCACGTCGTCCACCAGCTTGCGCGGCGGGAGCGACAGGTCCAGGGCCTCGGGACCCTTGGCCCAGACCGAGCCGGGGTGCGGGGAGAGGTACGTCGCCACCAGGTCGTAGGCGGCGAACCAGTGCACGAGCTTGGGCCGGTCGATGCCGTCCCGGTAGAGCGTCTCGATCTCCGCGCAGAGCTGGTTGGTGACCTGCGGTGCGCGCTCCCAGTCGATGCGCAGGGTGTTGTCAGTCCAGCGTACGGCGTCGTGCTTGTGCAGGTACGAGAAGAGCAGCTGTCCGCCGAGCCCGTCGTAGTTGCGGGTGCGGGCCCCGGTGACCGGGAAGCGGAAGAGCCGGTCGAAGAGGATCGCGTACTGGACGCCCAGGCCCATCGGGTGACCCTCGGCCTGGAGCTTGACCGCTTCGCGGAAGGAGGTGAGGTCGCAGCGCAGCTCCTCCAGGCCGTACATCCAGAACGGCGCCCGCTGCTTGATCATGAACGGGTCGAACGGGAGGTCGCCGTGGCTGTGGGTGCGGTCGTGGATCATGTCCCAGAGCACGAAGGTCTGCTCCGCGAGGTCCTGGTCCTGGACCAGCTTGGCGGCCTCCTCGGGCAGCTTCAGCCCGAGGGTGTCCACGGCGGCCTCGGTCACCGCGCGGAAGCGGGCCGCCTCGCGGTCGCAGAAGATCGCGCCCCAGGTCCAGCGCGAGGGCGCCTCACGGACGGCGACGGTCTCGGGGAAGAGGACCGCGGAGTTGGTGTCGTACCCCGGGGTGAAGTCCTGGAAGGTGATCGGTACGAACAGCGGGTTGTCGTACCGGGTGCGCTCCAGTTCGGCGAGCCACTGCGGCCACACCACCCGCAGCGCGACGGCTTCCAGGTTGCGGTCCGGGTTGCCGTTCTGGGTGTACATCGGGAAGAGCACCAGGTGCTGGAGGCCGTCCCGGCGGTCGGCGGCCGGCTGGAAGGCCAGCAGGGAGTCGAGGAAGTCCGGCACCCCGAAGCCGCCGTCGGACCAGCGGCGCAGGTCGGCGACGAGGGCCTGGTGGTAGGCGGCGTCGTGCGGGAGCAGCGGGGCGAGCTGCTCGACCGCGTCCACGACGCGTCCCAGGGTGCGGGCGGCGTCATCCCGGCTGGGCGCGCCCTCGGCCTCGAAGTCGATCGAGCCGTCCTTGGACTGCCAGGGCCTGATGGCCTCGACCGCCTGCTTCAGCACCGCCCACTGGGGGTGGTCGATGATGTCCTCGCCGGATATCTCGCCTTTGCCCGGCGTCCGCGGCGAAAGAACTTCAGTCATGACCCACCTCCACAAGAGAAACTGTCGTCAAGCCACCGTATCCATGCCGTTGGCTCCACATCAAGGCGGCCCCATGGAGAACATCCTGCCGTATGGTCCGCCAACCGCAATTCCTCCCGGCTCAAACCCGAATGGCTCACTAAATGTTGCGTCCTCCGCCGACGGCGGGACGGAACTGAACCCCTGGCGGCAGCGGCGGCGGACGCCGACGCGTCACGGCACGTTCGGCCCGCGGACGCCTGCGCTCGCTAGGCTCCGGGCATGAGCTTCCTCACCGTCGGTCACCGCGGGGTCATGGGCGCCGAGCCCGAGAACACCCTGCGTTCCTTCCGCCGTGCCGAGCAGGCGGGCCATGACCAGATCGAGCTCGATCTGCATCTGAGCAAGGACGGCGCGCTGATCGTCATGCACGATCCGGAGGTGGACCGCACCACCGACGGCAGCGGGCTGATCCGGGAGCTCACGCTGGACGAGATCCGCGGCCTGGACGCCGGGCTGGGCGAGCGGGTGCCGGTCTTCGAGGAGGTGCTGGACACGGTGTCGCGGCCCCTCCAGGCCGAGATCAAGGACGTGGCCGCCGCCCGGGTACTCGCCGAGGTGCTCCGCGAGCGCGGCGAGACCGGCCGGGTGAGCGTGCTCTCCTTCCACGACGAGGCGCTGGCCGAGATCCGCACGCTGCTGCCCGAGGTCGCCACGGTGCTGGTCGCCGAGGAACTGGGCCCGCACATCGTGCCCCGCGCCCAGGCGGTGGGCGCCCGGCTGGTGAGCCTGGATCTGCGGCAGCTGAACCTCGACACGGTGCGGCGCTGCCACGAAGCGGGCATCAAGGTGATGGCCTGGACCGTCAACACCGCGCAGGAGTGGGCGGTGGCCCGCGCGCTCGGCCTGGACGGCGCCGCCACCGACCTGCCGGCCGAACCGGCCGTGTAAAGCCCGGGCCGCGACCTGAGCGGTGCCGCCTCACCGGTGACACCCCACCAGCGACGGCCCACCGGTGACGCCCCACCGGCGATCGCCGCCACCCGCCGTGCCACCCGCCGTGCCGCCGGCCGGGCACCGGACCGGACCGGTCCGCAACACCGCGGACACAATGGTCCGGCATCCGGACAACAGACCGAATCACGTGGACAGATCCGCCCACCTGGTGCCAAGGTCCCGCCATGCGCCCCGCGATCCAGCTGTCCCCCAGCCGCGCCGCCCTGGCCGCGGCCGCCCTGCTCGCGCTCGCCCTGGCCGGCTGCTCGCCCCAGGACGACGACTCCGCCCCGGCCGCCCCGTCGTCCCCCGCCACCGCGTCCGGCGCGTCCGGCGCTGGCTCGCCGTCGGCCGCCGCCTGCTCCCCCGCGTCGCTCGCCACCCACGCGGCAGGCAAGCTGACCGTCGGCACCGACAACCCCGCCTACGACCCCTGGTTCTCCGACGACAAGCCGTCGAACGGGAAGGGCTACGAGTCGGCGGTCGCCTACGCGGTGGCCAAGCAGCTCGGCTACGCCGCCGGCCAGGTGGTCTGGCAGAAGGTGCCGTTCAACAGCGCCTTCGCTCCCGGCGTCAAGAACTTCGATTTCGACATCAACCAGGTGTCCATCAACGCCGACCGCAAGAAGTCGGTGGACTTCTCGCCCGGCTACTACGACGTGCGGCAGGCACTGGTCGCGCCCAAGGGCTCGAAGATCTTCGGGGCGCACTCCATCGCCGACCTGAAGAACGCCAAGCTGGGCGCCCAGGTGGGCACCACCAGCCTGGACGTGATCACCGACGTCGTACGGCCGGCCAAGCAGCCGGCCGTCTACCAGCGCAACGACCTCGCGGTGGCCGCGCTGAAGAACGGCCAGGTGGACGGGATCGTGGTGGACCTGCCGACCGCCTTCTACATCACCGGCGCCGAGGTCACCGACGCCAAGGTGGTGGGGCAGTTCGACTCCACCGGGGGCACGCCCGAGCAGTTCGGACTGGTGCTGGACAAGGGCAGCAAGCTGACACCGTGCGTCTCCCGGGCGGTCACCGTGCTGCGCTCGGACGGCACGCTCGCCGCGCTGGAGAAGCAGTGGCTCTCCGACGCGGTCGACGCACCGGTGCTCAAGTGACCCGGCGCGACCGTCGCGGGCGGGTCAGGCGATGACCGTACGGGACGGGTCCGCGCCGCCGGAGGTCTACCGCCCGTCGGCGCGGCGGATCGAGCGCGAGCGCTACCGCAGGGCCCGCACCCGCCGCTCCTACCTGGTGGCCGGGGTCAGCACGGCGGTGACCGCCTTCGCGCTCTACGAGCTGATCGTCAACTCCCCCGGCTGGCAGCGCACCCGCGAGACCTTCTTCAGCGCGCACTACGCGCGGGTGTCCTTCGCTCCGGTCATGGAAGGGCTCTGGCTCAATCTGCGGCTGCTCGCGGTCTGCGGGGCGGTCGTCCTGGCCGCCGGGCTGCTGATGGCACTGCTGCGTACGCTGCGCGGCCCGGTGCTCTTCCC
Protein-coding regions in this window:
- a CDS encoding SDR family oxidoreductase, with protein sequence MTTDTYTGGLDGAVIAVAGAGGPAGRAVLQRLARAGGHVIAADADPERLAESVDAARYDAGGADITGEIVDLLDLEATEDWAGRIEKDHGRVDGLVHLVGGWRGSASFPETDLADWDVLHKLLIRTVQHTSLAFHDGLMRSPGGRYVLISASGASKPTAGNAAYSAAKAAAEAWTLALGDSFHKLSGDGALSAAATVLVIKALVHDELRAQRPNAKFTGFTDVTDLAEAIAEMWNRSPTEVNGTRQWLTPRP
- a CDS encoding DUF6421 family protein is translated as MTEVLSPRTPGKGEISGEDIIDHPQWAVLKQAVEAIRPWQSKDGSIDFEAEGAPSRDDAARTLGRVVDAVEQLAPLLPHDAAYHQALVADLRRWSDGGFGVPDFLDSLLAFQPAADRRDGLQHLVLFPMYTQNGNPDRNLEAVALRVVWPQWLAELERTRYDNPLFVPITFQDFTPGYDTNSAVLFPETVAVREAPSRWTWGAIFCDREAARFRAVTEAAVDTLGLKLPEEAAKLVQDQDLAEQTFVLWDMIHDRTHSHGDLPFDPFMIKQRAPFWMYGLEELRCDLTSFREAVKLQAEGHPMGLGVQYAILFDRLFRFPVTGARTRNYDGLGGQLLFSYLHKHDAVRWTDNTLRIDWERAPQVTNQLCAEIETLYRDGIDRPKLVHWFAAYDLVATYLSPHPGSVWAKGPEALDLSLPPRKLVDDVLPDEFPLSMFYEALAKKLREVIASTKGITGDSAVRSAA
- a CDS encoding glycerophosphodiester phosphodiesterase, producing MSFLTVGHRGVMGAEPENTLRSFRRAEQAGHDQIELDLHLSKDGALIVMHDPEVDRTTDGSGLIRELTLDEIRGLDAGLGERVPVFEEVLDTVSRPLQAEIKDVAAARVLAEVLRERGETGRVSVLSFHDEALAEIRTLLPEVATVLVAEELGPHIVPRAQAVGARLVSLDLRQLNLDTVRRCHEAGIKVMAWTVNTAQEWAVARALGLDGAATDLPAEPAV
- a CDS encoding ABC transporter substrate-binding protein, which produces MRPAIQLSPSRAALAAAALLALALAGCSPQDDDSAPAAPSSPATASGASGAGSPSAAACSPASLATHAAGKLTVGTDNPAYDPWFSDDKPSNGKGYESAVAYAVAKQLGYAAGQVVWQKVPFNSAFAPGVKNFDFDINQVSINADRKKSVDFSPGYYDVRQALVAPKGSKIFGAHSIADLKNAKLGAQVGTTSLDVITDVVRPAKQPAVYQRNDLAVAALKNGQVDGIVVDLPTAFYITGAEVTDAKVVGQFDSTGGTPEQFGLVLDKGSKLTPCVSRAVTVLRSDGTLAALEKQWLSDAVDAPVLK